The Desulfobacterales bacterium genomic sequence ATAGACTTTGTTATATATCTTTGGGTCTTTACTGGCTCTTGCTCCAGCTATATTTATTTTTATCTCTGATTTGATGATATTATTTCTAATTTCATCAAACACGGATTCATCTATTTAGATTGACCTGGAAGTTTAACGAAATATTAATAAATACTTGGGTTTAGAAGATTGTTATATATGCAAAATTTGTTTAACCATGTAATGTAAAAAAAATTATAAAAATTAAGATTAAATGCTTTTAGCATCGCTCTTTTTTCTCGAATGTATTACCTCATATATTAAATCTTTTAACAATCTTATATCTTTATTATCCATATGTTCCTTTTTAATAAAGTTAATAACAATTTAAAATTATTAAATTTTACATTATTTAATATAAAAAGTCAATACTATACGGTAATTATGGAGGTTACGCTACCTTTTTTTCGTATAAATATTTTTGAAAGTCGATAAAAGTAGTTCGTATGTTTTCAATGCCTCCGAGTGTTTCAACAGCATCGCTAATTGTATGATATTTCAAAGTAAGAAGGTCTGGAAGCTTTTCTTGATTAAGTTCTTCAACGCCTGTTTCGATATATTTTAAAAGAACAAAATTTAAAAATTCTTTCTGCTTATTGTTTAACATAGCAAAAATTTTTGATTTAGCTTCCGATACTCTTTCTTCTCTTGTAATTGGTTTTACGGCAAATGATACATATTCGAGAACATCAAATAAATCACTTTTTTCAGCATCTATAAGTGTCTGCATCATACTAAGTTCATCTTTACCATATCCAGCTTCAGCAAGTTTTTCCAGTAAAGTTTTTCGTGTCATTGGGTAAGACCATAATTTACGAAGTTCTTCTTCACTTTTGAAAAAATCGGGTAATGCTCCGAATAAATTATGTAGAAATTCTTCCGCTGAAATAGGTTTGCCGTCAGCACTCCAAAACATAGTAGCTATCATGTGCTGGATTTCTCTTTCTTTACCATCACGAAGTTTAATTTTTAGCTTCTTTTTTTTCTCTTTGTCGTTTTTAGTTTTATCATCTGGTTCAGGATTCGGTTTAGGAATCGGTTCTGGATTAGGTGTAGGTTCTGGTATTGGCTCAGATTGTATAGGCTCTCCATCCCATTCAGGGTCAAAAAAATGTTGATAAGCATCGACAAAATCATAAATGGTAAAATATTCTTTTCCGTCAAATAGCCTCGTGCCTCTACCAATAATTTGCTTAAACTCAATCATTGAGTTAATCGGACGCATTAAGATAATATTTCTAATGTTTCTTGCATCAACGCCTGTAGAGAGTTTTTGAGATGTAGTCAAAATAGTTGGAATAGTTTTGTCATTGTCTTGAAATTCTCTTAAATACAGTTCGCCTAACTCTCCGTCATTAGCTGTAACACGAACACAATAGTTAGGGTCTTTACTTTTCTTATTTTGGTTTATTAAGTCTCTAACGATTAAAGCATGTTCTTGTGTAGCACAAAAAACGATTGATTTTTGATTTTGATTAATTTCATTTAAAAATACCTTAACCCGCTTTGCTTCACGTTCTTTAATTTCAATTATCCTGTTAAAATCTGTTTCTGTATAAATTTTACCTGCTTCTACTTCGCCTTCAATAATTTGGTCATCGGATATATAAATATAATCGTCTAATGTGGTTTTAATGCGTTTTACTTTAAATGGCGTAAGAAAACCATCGTTGATACCTTCTTTTAATGAATATATATAAACTGGCTCACCAAAGTATTTATAAGTGTCAACATTATTTTTACGTTTAGGTGTAGCGGTTAATCCAAGTTGAACAGCGGGAGAGAAATATTCCAATATACCACGCCAATTCCCTTCATCGTTTGCTCCGCCACGATGACATTCATCTATAATCACAAAATCAAAATAATCGGCAGGATATTCGCCAAAGCAAGGTGTATTGTCTTTTCCTGTCATGAATGTTTGGAATATAGTAAAGAATAAGCTCCCATTAGTTGGAACACCACCTTTTTTATTAATTTCTTTTGGATTTATTCTTACTAAAGCATCTTCTGGAAAAGGTGAAAAGTCGTTGAATGCCTGATTTGCTAAAATATTTCTATCGGCTAAAAACAATATGCGTGGTCTGCGGGAACCATCACGCTTTAAATTCCATCGGGTTTGAAATAGTTTCCAAGAGATTTGAAACGCAATAAATGTTTTTCCTGTGCCTGTGGCAAGCGTAAGCAATATGCGTTGCTTTTCTTCAGCTATTGCGTTCATGGCTTTATTAACGGCAATCTCTTGATAAAACCGAATTGGTTTTGTTCCGCCTACATCTTCAAAAGGAATAGAATTAAATTTATCTTTCCAGATATTATGGTCGGCAAAAGTTTTATTCCATAGTTCATCAGGTGTAGGGAATGAGCTTATTAAACCTTCCTGTCCTGTTTTCATGGAAATTTGATAAATCTCATTGCCATTGGTTGAGTATGTAAAATCAATGTGCAGTTTTTCAGCGTAATTCTTTGCTTGCGCTATGCCTTCACCAACTGGAATTTCATCCCGTTTGGCTTCGATAACGGCAATTTTTAGATTCTTATAAACTAACACATAATCGGCAATTAAGGCTTTAGCACGTCCACCGCCAACTTGAATTTTACCTGCGGTTATCGGGTAAGCCCGAAGAATCTTTGAATCTTCAACAACACCCCAACCAGCATTTTTGAGCTTTGGGTCAATTAGTTCTGCTCTTGTATCGGTTTCGTTCATAATGTATTTATTTTTTTTGTTTCAAATCCAAGGTTTTTAGTTGTATTGACTGATTTATTTATTCTTTCTTTTAAAGCATCTCTTAAATCCATTTTTTCAACTTCTTTATAAGCCTTATCTTTTAACTCCCATACTTCTTTAAGTGCTTTTGATTCATTATTCTTCATAAATAACCTCCATTGGAGTAATAATCTTTAGTTGTTTATTATATCCTTCCGAAATATTAACGGACATAATTTTACTTTCTTTATTTACATTCGCCATGTGCCGATAGTTCCAGCTTAATAAAATATCAATATTAAAAATGCTACAAATGGCAATATGCAAAGCATCTTCAATTTTTTTCTTAGGAATAATTGTTTTATTGATGTAAAGATATGCTAATTTTTCTATTTCTTCCTGTTTTTCAGAAATATTGATGACTTCAATATTGTATTCTTTGATAACATTAAGAAGTTTTTGTCTTGTAATTTCATCAGTAGTTTTATTTATTTCATCAATGACTATTGGAGAAATGAAAACATCATAAAGATTTTTTCTTACGAAATTTTCAAAGAAATCAATGGTGATTTCTTTTTTTTCAGGTGCATCATCGGCAAATAAAAAATTAATCACAGAGGTATCAAGATATATTTGAAGTTTTCTCATGCTATAACTCTCCGTTAAAGGCTTTGTGTAGGATTGATTTTTTTAGTTCTTCAAGATTCGCTAACTTTTGTTGGTAGATTGATTCGAGTTTTTTTGTTTCGGTAGATAGGGATTCGAGTTGGGAGACAATACGCTTTTGTTCTGATAATGATGGTAAAGGTATAAAATAATTTTGAACAAATTCTGGAGGTAAACGTTTATGACCTACTGCACCTGTCATTCTTTGCTCTCCTTCTAATCTAAAATTTTCTTGAGAAAGAAAATAATATATAAATTCTGAAGGAATATTATTTTTGGGTCTAAAAGCAATATATTCACTTGAGCCAAATCCGATACCATTTGACAAATTTTTAGCAATTCCAATTTTTCCATTTTCAAAACAAGGAGTAATTTTTGCCAAAAGAATATCATTATCAGCGAAATATGTATAACTACTTATAACTTCTCCTAATGTTTTTTCTTTTTTAGGTTCTAAAAACATTTGACCAATACCCAAATCTTCCATTGGGACAAATGACACTAAATCTTTAGTTTTTAATTTTTGACGGGCTTCATCTTTAGGAGGTTTTATCAAACATACATCCCCAAGCCTTTTTTCTTCCCACCTATCCCCCCGCTTTTCAAACACCCCAGTCAAATACGACTCAAACACCTCTTTAGCGTTTTTCAGATTCTTTTCAGCGTGTTCTTTGGCTGTAGCGATAGAGGCAAAAGCTTTGTCCAGAATGGAGACGATGCGGTGTTGTTCGGGAAGTGATTTTGGATAGCTAACAGTTAAAGTTTCCCATTTGTTTTTATTGATAATTGGTAAAGTTGCTTGCGCTGCATTATTTATTACTTGTTTAAAAAAATTTTCAGTAGTTAAAGCATAATAAAAAAACTTTGGGCAAAGCTCTTTTTTTACTGTCAAACTATTTATTTGTTGATTGCATGAAACATCACGGTCTGCAAAACCGACTTTACCTATGGTTGCTCCTATACAGACCATAAGAATTGAGCCTTCTATCATTTTTCTTCCATTTTTTAATCCTTGCTCGCTTTTCCCTTCATTATCATATCTAATCTCTCCATTACCATTAATATCAATATCGGCTGGTTTGATGAATGGAATAAAATCACCGTAATTTTCTTTTTCAGATGTTTTTGGTGTTGTTCCTGTTTGGGTAATTCCAATTTCCTTAAGGCTCTTAACTTCCCAACCCTTCTTCATATCAGCCCCCGAATGACGTCCAACACCTTTGCACTTTCCTCATCCAGCCGTTTCATTTCATATAGTATCACTAATGGGTCTCTCAAAACCGTTTCATCTTTTTTATTCGGGTTTTTTACTGATAAATCATAAGTGGTTGTGTCTACGTCAGCTATATCCACCGACCAAGAATTTTCTGAATCGGCTCTGGTTTTCTGCAATTCCACAAACTCCGCTAAATCGTTTTCATTTAGCGGATTGGTCTTGCCTAAGTTTCTGCCAAGATTAAGCTGATAAAACCAGACTTTCTTTGTTGGAGCGCCTTTTTCAAAAAATAGCACAATGGTTTTAACACCTGCACCTGCAAAAACT encodes the following:
- a CDS encoding DEAD/DEAH box helicase family protein: MNETDTRAELIDPKLKNAGWGVVEDSKILRAYPITAGKIQVGGGRAKALIADYVLVYKNLKIAVIEAKRDEIPVGEGIAQAKNYAEKLHIDFTYSTNGNEIYQISMKTGQEGLISSFPTPDELWNKTFADHNIWKDKFNSIPFEDVGGTKPIRFYQEIAVNKAMNAIAEEKQRILLTLATGTGKTFIAFQISWKLFQTRWNLKRDGSRRPRILFLADRNILANQAFNDFSPFPEDALVRINPKEINKKGGVPTNGSLFFTIFQTFMTGKDNTPCFGEYPADYFDFVIIDECHRGGANDEGNWRGILEYFSPAVQLGLTATPKRKNNVDTYKYFGEPVYIYSLKEGINDGFLTPFKVKRIKTTLDDYIYISDDQIIEGEVEAGKIYTETDFNRIIEIKEREAKRVKVFLNEINQNQKSIVFCATQEHALIVRDLINQNKKSKDPNYCVRVTANDGELGELYLREFQDNDKTIPTILTTSQKLSTGVDARNIRNIILMRPINSMIEFKQIIGRGTRLFDGKEYFTIYDFVDAYQHFFDPEWDGEPIQSEPIPEPTPNPEPIPKPNPEPDDKTKNDKEKKKKLKIKLRDGKEREIQHMIATMFWSADGKPISAEEFLHNLFGALPDFFKSEEELRKLWSYPMTRKTLLEKLAEAGYGKDELSMMQTLIDAEKSDLFDVLEYVSFAVKPITREERVSEAKSKIFAMLNNKQKEFLNFVLLKYIETGVEELNQEKLPDLLTLKYHTISDAVETLGGIENIRTTFIDFQKYLYEKKVA
- a CDS encoding PIN domain-containing protein, encoding MRKLQIYLDTSVINFLFADDAPEKKEITIDFFENFVRKNLYDVFISPIVIDEINKTTDEITRQKLLNVIKEYNIEVINISEKQEEIEKLAYLYINKTIIPKKKIEDALHIAICSIFNIDILLSWNYRHMANVNKESKIMSVNISEGYNKQLKIITPMEVIYEE
- a CDS encoding restriction endonuclease subunit S: MKKGWEVKSLKEIGITQTGTTPKTSEKENYGDFIPFIKPADIDINGNGEIRYDNEGKSEQGLKNGRKMIEGSILMVCIGATIGKVGFADRDVSCNQQINSLTVKKELCPKFFYYALTTENFFKQVINNAAQATLPIINKNKWETLTVSYPKSLPEQHRIVSILDKAFASIATAKEHAEKNLKNAKEVFESYLTGVFEKRGDRWEEKRLGDVCLIKPPKDEARQKLKTKDLVSFVPMEDLGIGQMFLEPKKEKTLGEVISSYTYFADNDILLAKITPCFENGKIGIAKNLSNGIGFGSSEYIAFRPKNNIPSEFIYYFLSQENFRLEGEQRMTGAVGHKRLPPEFVQNYFIPLPSLSEQKRIVSQLESLSTETKKLESIYQQKLANLEELKKSILHKAFNGEL